Proteins encoded by one window of Cryptococcus gattii WM276 chromosome K, complete sequence:
- a CDS encoding Transporter, putative (Similar to TIGR gene model, INSD accession AAW46200.1), protein MPEQPGYGATSPPRPSSSASVADYPLRAPKNGHASVISSVSNLSNTILGAGALAFPSAFAAMGLLPGSFSCALSGATAVFGLYLLSRCATVVGTRPGDEGKKASFNEIAKLTFGKGWATKAFDLAIAIKCFGVSISYLIICKTLLPQVCYTIAKLVKQPLADDSILLASHFWLIVWMAIITPLSFMRTLDSLRFTSQIALLTVVYLVFVVVGWYTLKGPSPERGQIVLFKFGKSTLSSFPIQVFAYTCSQNLFPIFNELKDRTQKKMNVVIGSSIGTAVGVYQIIGIVGYLTFGDKVNSNVIAMYPATTLLVAIGRLGIVLLVGLSYPLQLLPCRASLYHLTHGIFRHQDVSRVPADDRGIQDDSDTDTEDEEADLLVVKAQTHHKHDMPQLQFVVLTLGILVSGFLIAYNVHELDIVLSFVGSTGSTIISFILPGFFYFRLFRDEPGTIKWWALALGIYGLGVMGFCLTFNIIKLVEH, encoded by the exons ATGCCAGAACAGCCAGGCTATGGCGCAACTTCACCGCCACGGCCATCGTCAAGTGCTTCAGTGGCGGACTATCCGTTACGTGCTCCAAAGAATGGACATGCCTCGGTCATCTCATCAGTCAGCAATCTGAGTAATACCATTCTTGGCGCCGGCGCCCTCGCCTTCCCCAGTGCTTTCGCTGCGATGGGTTTATTACCGGGGTCCTTTTCCTGCGCACTTTCAGGTGCAACGGCAGTATTTGGACTCTATCTTTTGAGCAGATGTGCCACTGTTGTTGGAACCCGGCCAGGCGATGAAGGCAAGAAGGCAAGCTTCAATGAGATTGCCAAGTTAACCTTTGGCAAAGGCTGGGCAACCAAGGCTTTTGAC CTTGCAATTGCTATCAAATGCTTTGGTGTGTCTATATCCTATTTAATTATCTGCAAG actcttcttcctcaagTCTGCTACACTATTGCCAAGCTAGTCAAGCAACCATTAGCAGACGACTCTATCCTTCTGGCATCCCATTTCTGGCTCATTGTTTGGATGGCAATCATCACTCCTTTGTCTTTTATGCGCACTTTGGATTCATTGAGATTCACCAGTCAAATCGCCCTTCTTACCGTGGTATA CCTTGTATTCGTTGTTGTCGGCTGGTATACTTTGAAAGGACCAAGTCCAGAGCGAGGGCAGATTGTCCTCTTCAAGTTTGGCAAAAGCACTCTTTCAAGTTTCCCCATACAGGTCTTTGCCTATACATGCTCACAAAATTTGTTTCCTATCTTTAATGAGCTGAAGGACAGGAcccagaagaagatgaatgTGGTCATCGGATCATCGATCGGGACTGCTGTTGGTGTTTACCAAATC ATTGGAATA GTGGGATATCTCACATTTGGCGATAAAGTCAACAGTAACGTCATCGCCAT GTACCCCGCCACCACTCTCCTCGTCGCCATTGGTCGTCTCGGTATCGTTCTCCTCGTCGGCCTTTCATACCCACTCCAGCTCTTACCTTGTCGCGCATCTCTCTATCATCTGACTCACGGAATTTTCCGTCACCAGGATGTTTCTCGTGTCCCAGCAGATGACAGGGGCATTCAAGATGATAGTGATACAGATAcggaggatgaagaggctGATTTGCTGGTGGTCAAGGCTCAGACTCATCACAAGCATGACATGCCGCAGCTACAGTTCGTGGTGCTTACCCTGGGTATCCTGGTTTCTGGCTTTCTGATTGCTTACAATGTCCATGAACTTGATATTG TTTTGAGTTTCGTCGGCTCGACAGGATCTACGATCATCTCATTCATTCTGCCTGGATTCTTCTACTTTAGGCTTTTCCGT